A genomic segment from Triticum dicoccoides isolate Atlit2015 ecotype Zavitan chromosome 1A, WEW_v2.0, whole genome shotgun sequence encodes:
- the LOC119285034 gene encoding probable glycerol-3-phosphate dehydrogenase [NAD(+)] 3, cytosolic has product MVGSYANGAGAGGGGKNGAAEGKLDELRRRLGKAEGDPLRIAGVGAGAWGSVFCALLQDAYGRDHRDKAQVRVWRRAGRAVDRATAEHLFEVINAREHVLRRLIRRCAYLKYVEARLGDRTLYADEILRDGFCLNMIDTPLCPLKVVTNLQEAVWDADVVINGLPSTETREVFGEIGRYWKERINPPIIISLAKGIEASLDPMPRIITPTQMIANATGVPLENILYLGGPNIASEIYNKEYANARICGADKWRKPLSKFLRQPHFIVWDNSDLITHEVMGGLKNIYAIGAGMVAALTNESATSKAVYFSLCTSEMIYITHLLAEEPERLSGPLLADTYVTLLKGRNAWYGHKLAKAALTLEMGDSIKGKGTIQGVSAVNAFYELLSQGSISVTHPETKKHVAPVELCPILKTLYKILIKRELGTSSILEAIRDESMSDPRERIEMAQRQSLYRPSLLGLPKGDIKL; this is encoded by the exons ATGGTGGGCAGCTACGCCAACGGAgcgggagcaggaggaggaggcaaaAACGGCGCGGCGGAGGGGAAGCTGGacgagctgcggcggcggctgggGAAGGCGGAGGGGGACCCGCTCCGGATCGCCGGCGTGGGCGCGGGGGCCTGGGGGAGCGTCTTCTGCGCGCTGCTGCAGGACGCGTACGGCCGCGACCACCGGGACAAGGCGCAGGTGCGCGTGTGGCGCCGCGCGGGCCGCGCCGTCGACCGCGCCACCGCCGAGCACCTCTTCGAGGTCATCAACGCCCGCGAGCACGTCCTCCGCAGGCTCATCCGCCGCTGCGCCTACCTCAAGTACGTGGAGGCCCGCCTCGGCGACCGCACGCTCTACGCCGACGAGATCCTCCGCGACGGCTTCTGCCTCAACATGATCGACACGCCGCTCTGCCCGCTCAAGGTCGTCACCAACCTGCAGGAGGCCGTCTGGGACGCCGACGTCGTCATCAACGGCCTGCCCTCCACCGAGACCAGGGAGGTGTTCGGGGAGATCGGGCGGTACTGGAAGGAGAGGATCAACCCGCCCATCATAATCTCGCTGGCCAAGGGGATCGAGGCGTCGCTCGATCCCATGCCTCGGATCATTACCCCGACGCAGATGATCGCCAATGCAA CTGGAGTTCCATTGGAGAATATTCTGTATCTGGGAGGCCCTAACATTGCATCTGAAATCTACAATAAAGAGTACGCAAACGCTCGCATCTGTGGAGCTGACAAGTGGAGGAAGCCTCTTTCTAAATTTTTGCGGCAGCCTCATTTCATTGTATGGGACAATAGTGATCTCATTACTCATGAAGTCATGGGTGGCTTAAAGAACATATATGCCATTGGTGCTG GTATGGTGGCAGCACTGACCAACGAGAGCGCAACAAGCAAAGCAGTGTACTTTTCACTTTGCACCTCTGAAATGATATACATCACCCACCTGCTAGCGGAAGAGCCCGAGAGACTTTCTGGACCACTATTAGCAGATACTTATGTTACACTATTGAAAGGTCGTAATGCTTGGTATGGCCATAAATTAGCTAAGGCAGCACTGACTCTGGAAATGGGGGACAGCATCAAAGGCAAAGGGACTATACAG GGTGTCTCTGCAGTCAATGCATTTTATGAACTCCTGAGCCAAGGCAGCATAAGTGTGACGCACCCAGAAACCAAGAAGCATGTTGCTCCTGTCGAGCTGTGTCCGATACTCAAAACACTGTACAAAATTTTAATCAAGAG GGAGCTTGGTACCAGTTCCATTCTTGAGGCAATACGCGATGAATCAATGTCCGATCCACGGGAAAGAATTGAGATGGCACAGCGCCAATCCCTCTACCGGCCATCTCTCCTCGGCCTGCCTAAAGGCGATATCAAGCTGTAG